One Brassica napus cultivar Da-Ae chromosome A1, Da-Ae, whole genome shotgun sequence genomic region harbors:
- the LOC106435706 gene encoding putative clathrin assembly protein At4g40080, which translates to MGRITALIGMIKDKASQGKAALLSSNPTSKSLSFHLSVLRATTHDPSTPPANRHLEVLLSAGTGSRATAASAVEAVMNRLHTTKDACVALKSLIIIHHIVKHGRFILQDQLSVFPASGGRNYLKLSGFRDEKSPLMWELSSWVRWYALYLEHLLSTSRIMGFFVSSTSSAIHKDEYEEMVSSLTNTDLLREIYALVGLLQEACKIPDVPFCGGKSLADKIIRLVGEDYVSSVNELYTRLNEFKDRSSILSFGDRIELVCALKRLESCKERLSVVFRGIWKRAWIDGFWSLVREVKGMIGGLEDSNEQIGRRGKGYESARFTDRLVIGYGDAVRFSSGRFSSVDRFNYPVSSQTTLNVL; encoded by the exons ATGGGAAGAATCACAGCTCTAATAGGAATGATCAAAGACAAAGCTTCTCAAGGCAAAGCTGCTCTCCTCTCCTCAAACCCAACAAGCAAATCCCTCTCTTTCCATCTCTCCGTCCTCCGCGCCACCACTCACGACCCTTCAACTCCCCCGGCGAATCGCCACCTCGAAGTTCTCCTCTCCGCCGGAACTGGCTCCCGAGCCACCGCAGCTTCCGCCGTCGAAGCCGTGATGAACCGTCTCCACACAACCAAAGACGCCTGCGTCGCTCTCAAATCATTAATCATTATTCATCACATCGTCAAACACGGTCGCttcatactccaagaccagctCTCTGTTTTTCCAGCTTCCGGTGGTCGGAACTATCTGAAGCTTTCTGGGTTTAGAGATGAGAAGTCTCCTCTGATGTGGGAGCTTTCTTCTTGGGTCAGATG GTACGCTTTGTATCTTGAGCATCTGTTATCAACTTCGAGAATCATGGGCTTCTTTGTTTCATCAACATCGAGCGCGATCCACAAAGACGAGTACGAAGAAATGGTTTCGTCTCTTACCAACACTGATCTGCTTCGTGAAATCTACGCGCTGGTCGGGTTACTACAAGAAGCATGTAAGATTCCGGATGTACCCTTCTGTGGAGGCAAATCTCTAGCCGACAAGATCATTCGTTTGGTAGGAGAGGACTACGTGTCTTCGGTCAACGAGCTTTACACGAGACTCAACGAGTTTAAAGACCGGTCCAGCATTTTGAGCTTTGGAGATAGGATCGAGCTTGTCTGTGCTTTGAAGAGGCTCGAGAGTTGTAAAGAAAGATTGTCTGTTGTATTCCGTGGGATTTGGAAGAGAGCTTGGATCGATGGGTTCTGGAGCTTGGTTCGTGAGGTCAAGGGCATGATTGGTGGTTTAGAGGATAGTAATGAGCAAATTGGGAGGAGAGGAAAAGGTTATGAATCGGCTCGGTTTACTGATCGGTTAGTTATTGGTTATGGTGATGCTGTTCGGTTTTCTTCCGGTAGATTTTCGAGTGTTGATCGGTTTAATTATCCAGTTTCTAGTCAAACGACTTTGAACGtcttgtga
- the LOC106435983 gene encoding nucleobase-ascorbate transporter 11-like isoform X2: MESGSGLDPSKSKGSGSGEGKFGAFLKRVEPFLPRKELNPVELRSWAKKTGFVSDYSGETSTKLGETESAAFDLPKGRDHHQIDRASSRQTDLDPILGRSRRSDIGSDPGSKPGSIEEERGSNTETPLENEGGKISRDLENGCYYPGGGEGEGGGWPKPIVMKYGLRDNPSSYGPLVYYGLQHYLSLAGSLVFIPLVIVPAMDGSDKDTAAVISTMLLLTGITTILHCYFGTRLPLVQGSSFVYLAPALVVINSEEFRNLTEHKFREIMRELQGAIIVGSLFQCILGSTGLMSLLLRFINPVVVAPTVAAVGLAFFSYGFPQAGTCVEISVPVIVLLLICTLVPLSALIVWTYAFFLTVGGAYDYKGCNADIPSSNILINECKKHAYTMKHCRTDASNAWTTSPWLRIPYPFQWGFPYFHMRTCIIMIFTSLVASVDSVGTYHATSMLVNAKRPTRGVVSRGVALEGFCSLLAGIWGSGTGSTTLTENIHTINITKVANRRALPIGALFLIFFSFVGKLGAILASIPQALAASVLCFIWALTVALGLSNLRYTQTASFRNITIVGVSLFLGLSIPAYFQQYQPLSSLILPSYYLSFGAASSGPFQTGIMQLDFAMNAVMSMNMVVTFLLAFVLDNTVPGSKEEKGVYVWSRAEDMELDPAMQADYSLPRRVAQFFGCRCC; encoded by the exons ATGGAgtccgggtcgggtttggaTCCGAGTAAGAGCAAAGGAAGCGGCAGTGGCGAGGGGAAGTTCGGTGCTTTCTTGAAGAGAGTAGAACCCTTCTTACCGAGAAAGGAGCTGAACCCGGTAGAGTTAAGATCTTGGGCCAAGAAAACCGGTTTTGTCTCCGACTACTCCGGCGAAACCAGCACCAAGCTCGGTGAGACTGAGAGCGCTGCTTTTGATTTGCCAAAAGGCAGAGATCATCATCAAATAGATCGAGCGTCGTCACGTCAAACCGATCTCGACCCGATTCTTGGCCGAAGCAGACGATCCGATATCGGATCTGATCCCGGGTCTAAACCGGGGTCTATAGAGGAAGAGAGAGGATCAAACACTGAGACACCGTTGGAGAATGAAGGAGGGAAGATCAGTAGAGATTTGGAGAATGGGTGTTACTATCCAGGaggtggagaaggagaaggtgGAGGATGGCCTAAGCCCATTGTAATGAAGTACGGTCTCAGAGACAATCCTTCTAGCTACG gtCCACTTGTATACTACGGTTTGCAACACTATCTATCACTTGCCGGTTCACTTGTCTTTATACCTCTTGTCATTGTCCCAGCCATGGATGGCTCTGAT AAAGATACAGCCGCGGTGATTTCAACAATGCTGCTTCTTACTGGCATCACGACCATACTTCATTGTTATTTCGGTACTCGGCTGCCTTTAGTTCAAGGAAGCTCCTTTGTTTACTTAGCTCCAGCTTTGGTTGTCATCAACTCAGAGGAGTTTAGGAACCTCACTGAGCAT AAATTTCGGGAGATAATGAGAGAACTACAAGGAGCTATAATCGTTGGTTCATTGTTCCAGTGCATTTTGGGATCCACTGGTCTCATGTCTCTCCTTCTTAG ATTTATTAATCCTGTTGTAGTAGCACCAACAGTAGCTGCGGTAGGATTAGCATTCTTCAGCTATGGATTTCcacaagccggcacttgtgTTGAGATCAGCGTTCCTGTAATAGTTCTCCTTCTCATTTGCACATTG GTGCCGCTTAGTGCTCTGATCGTCTGGACATACGCATTCTTTCTAACAGTTGGTGGTGCATATGACTATAAAGGCTGCAACGCCGACATACCAAGCTCTAACATATTAATAAACGAATGCAAGAAACACGCGTACACCATGAAGCATTGCAGAACAGATGCTTCCAACGCTTGGACGACTTCTCCTTGGCTCAGAATCCCTTATCCATTTCAATGGGGGTTTCCGTATTTTCACATGAGAACTTGTATCATTATGATCTTCACGTCTTTGGTTGCATCGGTGGACTCG GTTGGAACGTACCATGCCACGTCTATGTTAGTGAATGCTAAGCGACCTACACGTGGTGTTGTGAGTAGAGGTGTTGCATTAGAAGGCTTTTGCAGTTTATTAGCTGGAATATGGGGTTCTGGTACCGGTTCAACCACGTTAACCgaaaatattcatacaattAATATCACCAAGGTGGCTAACCGAAGAGCTTTGCCAATAGGAGCTTTGTTCttgatatttttctcatttgtgGGAAAATTAGGTGCAATTCTTGCTTCAATACCACAGGCTTTGGCTGCTTCAGTGTTATGCTTTATATGGGCACTTACAGTGGCTCTAGGTCTATCGAATCTCCGGTACACACAAACAGCGAGTTTTAGGAACATAACCATAGTTGGGGTCTCACTGTTTCTTGGATTATCCATCCCTGCTTATTTCCAGCAGTATCAACCACTATCTAGTCTGATACTACCGAGCTATTACCTATCCTTTGGAGCCGCTTCAAGTGGACCGTTCCAAACGGGCATCATGCAGTTGGATTTTGCGATGAATGCTGTGATGTCGATGAATATGGTTGTAACGTTTCTACTGGCTTTCGTGTTGGACAACACTGTACCGGGTAGTAAGGAAGAGAAGGGAGTCTATGTGTGGTCACGAGCTGAGGACATGGAGTTGGACCCTGCAATGCAAGCTGATTACTCCTTGCCAAGAAGAGTTGCTCAGTTTTTCGGTTGCAGATGTTGCTAG
- the LOC106435983 gene encoding nucleobase-ascorbate transporter 11-like isoform X1, translating into MESGSGLDPSKSKGSGSGEGKFGAFLKRVEPFLPRKELNPVELRSWAKKTGFVSDYSGETSTKLGETESAAFDLPKGRDHHQIDRASSRQTDLDPILGRSRRSDIGSDPGSKPGSIEEERGSNTETPLENEGGKISRDLENGCYYPGGGEGEGGGWPKPIVMKYGLRDNPSSYGPLVYYGLQHYLSLAGSLVFIPLVIVPAMDGSDKDTAAVISTMLLLTGITTILHCYFGTRLPLVQGSSFVYLAPALVVINSEEFRNLTEHKFREIMRELQGAIIVGSLFQCILGSTGLMSLLLRFINPVVVAPTVAAVGLAFFSYGFPQAGTCVEISVPVIVLLLICTLYLRGVSIFGHRIFRIYAVPLSALIVWTYAFFLTVGGAYDYKGCNADIPSSNILINECKKHAYTMKHCRTDASNAWTTSPWLRIPYPFQWGFPYFHMRTCIIMIFTSLVASVDSVGTYHATSMLVNAKRPTRGVVSRGVALEGFCSLLAGIWGSGTGSTTLTENIHTINITKVANRRALPIGALFLIFFSFVGKLGAILASIPQALAASVLCFIWALTVALGLSNLRYTQTASFRNITIVGVSLFLGLSIPAYFQQYQPLSSLILPSYYLSFGAASSGPFQTGIMQLDFAMNAVMSMNMVVTFLLAFVLDNTVPGSKEEKGVYVWSRAEDMELDPAMQADYSLPRRVAQFFGCRCC; encoded by the exons ATGGAgtccgggtcgggtttggaTCCGAGTAAGAGCAAAGGAAGCGGCAGTGGCGAGGGGAAGTTCGGTGCTTTCTTGAAGAGAGTAGAACCCTTCTTACCGAGAAAGGAGCTGAACCCGGTAGAGTTAAGATCTTGGGCCAAGAAAACCGGTTTTGTCTCCGACTACTCCGGCGAAACCAGCACCAAGCTCGGTGAGACTGAGAGCGCTGCTTTTGATTTGCCAAAAGGCAGAGATCATCATCAAATAGATCGAGCGTCGTCACGTCAAACCGATCTCGACCCGATTCTTGGCCGAAGCAGACGATCCGATATCGGATCTGATCCCGGGTCTAAACCGGGGTCTATAGAGGAAGAGAGAGGATCAAACACTGAGACACCGTTGGAGAATGAAGGAGGGAAGATCAGTAGAGATTTGGAGAATGGGTGTTACTATCCAGGaggtggagaaggagaaggtgGAGGATGGCCTAAGCCCATTGTAATGAAGTACGGTCTCAGAGACAATCCTTCTAGCTACG gtCCACTTGTATACTACGGTTTGCAACACTATCTATCACTTGCCGGTTCACTTGTCTTTATACCTCTTGTCATTGTCCCAGCCATGGATGGCTCTGAT AAAGATACAGCCGCGGTGATTTCAACAATGCTGCTTCTTACTGGCATCACGACCATACTTCATTGTTATTTCGGTACTCGGCTGCCTTTAGTTCAAGGAAGCTCCTTTGTTTACTTAGCTCCAGCTTTGGTTGTCATCAACTCAGAGGAGTTTAGGAACCTCACTGAGCAT AAATTTCGGGAGATAATGAGAGAACTACAAGGAGCTATAATCGTTGGTTCATTGTTCCAGTGCATTTTGGGATCCACTGGTCTCATGTCTCTCCTTCTTAG ATTTATTAATCCTGTTGTAGTAGCACCAACAGTAGCTGCGGTAGGATTAGCATTCTTCAGCTATGGATTTCcacaagccggcacttgtgTTGAGATCAGCGTTCCTGTAATAGTTCTCCTTCTCATTTGCACATTG TATCTTCGTGGAGTATCAATCTTTGGTCATCGCATATTCCGAATTTATGCG GTGCCGCTTAGTGCTCTGATCGTCTGGACATACGCATTCTTTCTAACAGTTGGTGGTGCATATGACTATAAAGGCTGCAACGCCGACATACCAAGCTCTAACATATTAATAAACGAATGCAAGAAACACGCGTACACCATGAAGCATTGCAGAACAGATGCTTCCAACGCTTGGACGACTTCTCCTTGGCTCAGAATCCCTTATCCATTTCAATGGGGGTTTCCGTATTTTCACATGAGAACTTGTATCATTATGATCTTCACGTCTTTGGTTGCATCGGTGGACTCG GTTGGAACGTACCATGCCACGTCTATGTTAGTGAATGCTAAGCGACCTACACGTGGTGTTGTGAGTAGAGGTGTTGCATTAGAAGGCTTTTGCAGTTTATTAGCTGGAATATGGGGTTCTGGTACCGGTTCAACCACGTTAACCgaaaatattcatacaattAATATCACCAAGGTGGCTAACCGAAGAGCTTTGCCAATAGGAGCTTTGTTCttgatatttttctcatttgtgGGAAAATTAGGTGCAATTCTTGCTTCAATACCACAGGCTTTGGCTGCTTCAGTGTTATGCTTTATATGGGCACTTACAGTGGCTCTAGGTCTATCGAATCTCCGGTACACACAAACAGCGAGTTTTAGGAACATAACCATAGTTGGGGTCTCACTGTTTCTTGGATTATCCATCCCTGCTTATTTCCAGCAGTATCAACCACTATCTAGTCTGATACTACCGAGCTATTACCTATCCTTTGGAGCCGCTTCAAGTGGACCGTTCCAAACGGGCATCATGCAGTTGGATTTTGCGATGAATGCTGTGATGTCGATGAATATGGTTGTAACGTTTCTACTGGCTTTCGTGTTGGACAACACTGTACCGGGTAGTAAGGAAGAGAAGGGAGTCTATGTGTGGTCACGAGCTGAGGACATGGAGTTGGACCCTGCAATGCAAGCTGATTACTCCTTGCCAAGAAGAGTTGCTCAGTTTTTCGGTTGCAGATGTTGCTAG
- the LOC106373365 gene encoding classical arabinogalactan protein 3-like, protein MAALKTMQALIFLGLLATSCMAQAPAPAPIMVLPPVESPSSPPAMTPTAEPPSPVPVASPPVMVPEPTPAPATPPTVSPTTKSPKTSPVASPPKPEAMAPGPSGPTPSPAPAPEGPIADSALTNKAFLVSTIIAGALYAVVLA, encoded by the coding sequence ATGGCAGCTCTTAAGACAATGCAAGCTCTGATCTTCCTTGGTCTATTGGCCACGTCCTGTATGGCTCAAGCTCCGGCTCCAGCACCCATCATGGTTCTCCCACCGGTAGAGTCTCCCTCTTCTCCTCCTGCTATGACACCAACCGCTGAGCCACCTTCTCCGGTACCGGTTGCTTCACCACCGGTTATGGTTCCCGAGCCAACTCCAGCTCCGGCGACTCCTCCCACCGTCTCACCAACGACTAAGTCTCCCAAAACTTCCCCTGTCGCTTCTCCCCCGAAACCAGAAGCTATGGCTCCAGGCCCATCAGGCCCAACGCCATCGCCAGCTCCGGCTCCTGAAGGACCAATCGCTGATTCAGCATTGACTAACAAAGCTTTCCTTGTGAGCACTATCATTGCCGGAGCCTTGTACGCTGTCGTTTTGGCTTAA
- the LOC106419441 gene encoding uncharacterized protein LOC106419441 gives MTFLLNKVHSVLYKLVLEMMTSVLTIPHWLRLRFSRTVTSPLLFDLLVYCWAASCSIRKCSGALESVLERPEVPSMIGYTTLTYVPRDSPQRSVHLAVRAWDDLLESATRAGLARRDPQRDEPAAVRDGMGRINPFDISTLDKIRHIINFGRL, from the exons ATGACATTCTTGTTGAACAAg GTGCACAGCGTCTTGTACAAGTTGGTCTTGGAGATGATGACCAGTGTATTGACTATTCCACATTGGTTGAGACTTCGCTTTTCACGGACAGTAACCAGTCCATTGTTGTTTGATCTTCTCGTTTATTGTTG GGCAGCATCCTGCAGCATCAGGAAGTGTTCTGGAGCGTTAGAAAGTGTTCTGGAGCGGCCTGAAGTGCCAAGCATGATCGGATACACTACATTAACGTATGTCCCGCGGGACAGCCCGCAAAGGAGTGTGCATTTGGCGGTACGGGCTTGGGACGACCTTTTGGAGTCCGCAACCCGCGCGGGCCTGGCCCGCCGTGACCCGCAAAGAGATGAGCCCGCTGCGGTACGGGACGGGATGGGACGGATCAACCCGTTTGACATCTCTACATTGGATAAAATACGACACATCATCAATTTTGGACGGTTGTAA
- the LOC106436073 gene encoding uncharacterized tRNA/rRNA methyltransferase YsgA, whose protein sequence is MHCGCAFATPALSPRLPLEIKTSLSKLRASSPRTHIQINHSDDLTEKSPATRVSLPSHVSSITSTSNPFVKHCLKLRQSASYRHAHGSVLVVGAIPIREVCMFQTNKQGVATEIECLLLHEEAQVPQGLEGLSIRIVRVSSLVMKKLSGVQSTESVEAIALMRIPSSFIDLEDDKDIITDCKKWFPSAHRVLVLDSIQDPGNLGTLIRSAMAFNWDGAFLLPGCCDPFNDKALRASRGASFQLPIVSGNWNHLKLLQREFQMKLLAGHPATQKPVSRLSLEFAQSLAEKPLCLILGSEGHGLSEQSRQVCELVSIPMEGEFESLNVSVAGGIFLFMLQ, encoded by the exons ATGCACTGCGGATGTGCTTTCGCTACACCAGCTCTCTCTCCACGTCTTCCACTCGAAATCAAAACCTCACTTTCGAAGCTCCGAGCTTCGTCACCCCGAACCCATATTCAGATAAACCATTCCGATGATCTCACAGAGAAATCTCCGGCGACGAGGGTTTCGTTACCCTCTCACGTGAGCTCCATCACCAGCACATCAAACCCTTTTGTCAAACACTGCTTGAAGCTCCGCCAAAGCGCCTCTTACCGCCACGCCCACGGCTCTGTTCTCGTCGTCGGAGCTATCCCAATCAG GGAAGTGTGTATGTTCCAAACGAACAAGCAAGGAGTCGCCACTGAGATTGAGTGTCTACTTCTCCACGAGGAAGCTCAGGTTCCACAAGGGTTAGAGGGTTTAAGTATACGCATCGTTCGAGTTAGCTCTTTAGTGATGAAGAAACTCTCTGGAGTGCAGTCTACTGAGTCTGTTGAAGCCATTGCCTTGATGAGAATCCCTAGCAGCTTCATCGATCTTGAAGATGATAAAGACATTATAACGGATTGTAAGAAGTGGTTCCCTTCTGCTCACCGAGTTCTTGTTCTTGACAGCATACAGGATCCAGGGAACCTTGGAACATTGATTAGATCAGCTATGGCTTTTAATTgg GATGGAGCATTTCTGCTTCCGGGTTGTTGTGATCCGTTCAACGACAAAGCTCTGCGAGCAAGCCGTGGTGCTTCCTTTCAACTCCCTATAGTTTCTGGAAACTGGAACCACCTTAAGCTTCTACAACGTGAGTTTCAGATGAAGCTATTGGCTGGCCATCCAGCTACTCAGAAACCAGTTTCCAGACTTTCCTTAGAGTTTGCTCAGTCTTTAGCAGAGAAGCCTTTATGCTTGATCTTAGGGAGTGAAGGGCACGGTTTGTCTGAACAATCACGACAAGTGTGTGAGCTTGTGAGCATTCCCATGGAAGGGGAGTTTGAGTCTCTTAATGTATCTGTTGCTGGTggtattttcttgtttatgcttcaataa
- the LOC106435885 gene encoding probable glycosyltransferase At5g03795, with protein sequence MTIVKPSQLSSSSSSSSPLCSLKGSLLTLAVLTFLSLFYLSLDSLRTSPPSPIVVGANHLPHTFAKEEDENYSDVYHSPESFRSNYAEMEKRFKVYIYPDGDPNTFYQTPRKVTGKYASEGYFFKNIRESRFRTLDPEEADLFFVPVSPHKMRGKGTSYENMTVIVQTYVDGLIAKYPYWNRTLGADHFFVTCHDVGVRAFEGSPVMIKNTIRVVCSPSYNVGFIPHKDVALPQVLQPFALPAGGNDVENRTTLGFWAGHRNSKIRVILARVWENDTELDISNNRINRATGHLVYQKRFYRTKFCICPGGSQVNSARITDSIHYGCVPVILSDYYDLPFNDILDWRKFAVVLRERDVYDLKEILKKITQSEFVSLHNNLVKVQKHFQWNSPPVKFDAFHMIMYELWLRHHVIKY encoded by the exons ATGACGATCGTCAAACCGTCGCagctctcttcctcctcctcctcctcctcgccGCTGTGTTCCCTCAAAGGATCACTCCTCACCCTCGCCGTCCTCACTTTCCTCTCCCTCTTCTACCTCTCCCTCGACTCCCTCCGCACCTCGCCGCCGTCTCCCATCGTCGTAGGCGCCAATCACCTCCCACACACCTTCGCCAAGGAAGAGGACGAGAATTACTCCGACGTGTACCACTCCCCGGAGTCGTTCCGATCCAATTACGCGGAGATGGAGAAGAGGTTCAAGGTCTACATCTACCCCGACGGAGATCCCAACACGTTTTACCAGACGCCGAGGAAAGTCACCGGCAAATACGCCAGCGAGGGTTACTTCTTCAAAAACATCAGAGAGAGTCGGTTCCGCACTTTAGATCCGGAGGAAGCCGATCTCTTCTTCGTCCCCGTCTCTCCTCACAAGATGCGTGGCAAA GGAACATCGTATGAGAATATGACTGTGATTGTTCAGACATACGTTGATGGGTTGATAGCGAAGTATCCTTATTGGAACAGAACGTTGGGAGCTGATCACTTCTTTGTCACGTGCCACGACGTTGGCGTTAGAGCCTTCGAGGGATCTCCGGTTATGATCAAGAACACGATTAGAGTTGTGTGCTCGCCGAGCTACAATGTTGGTTTCATTCCTCATAAAGATGTTGCCTTGCCTCAAGTGCTTCAGCCGTTTGCACTCCCTGCCGGTGGAAACGATGTTGAGAAccg GACGACGCTTGGGTTTTGGGCTGGTCATAGGAACTCAAAGATACGTGTGATACTCGCACGTGTGTGGGAGAACGACACTGAGCTCGATATTTCGAATAATAGGATCAACAGGGCTACGGGGCATTTAGTGTATCAGAAGAGATTCTACAGGACTAAGTTCTGTATTTGCCCTGGTGGTTCTCAGGTTAACAGTGCTCGTATTACTGACTCAATCCATTACGGTTGTGTTCCTG TTATATTGTCAGACTACTATGATCTGCCTTTTAATGACATTTTGGATTGGAGGAAGTTTGCGGTTGTGCTTAGAGAGCGAGATGTGTATGACCTTAAGGAGATTCTCAAGAAGATAACACAGTCAGAGTTTGTTTCGTTGCATAACAACTTAGTCAAG GTTCAGAAGCATTTCCAATGGAACTCACCACCGGTTAAATTCGATGCGTTTCACATGATCATGTATGAACTGTGGCTACGCCACCATGTCATCAAGTACTGA
- the LOC106435796 gene encoding uncharacterized protein LOC106435796 encodes MIKKKIPTWPWWLLGGKKEKETEARGKGKVIKRKELELESFGSSGSESVAVASSAAAAVDEWSVGWTEPLGPGFQSDEEGDDGGFLVLVPCYRAVSEGSGNKQLLTAVKNLPSGLSPDGKNYMDQWFSSLRNL; translated from the exons ATGATCAAGAAAAAGATACCGACTTGGCCATGGTGGTTGTTAGGTGGTAAGAAGGAGAAAGAGACCGAAGCTCGAGGGAAAGGAAAGGTTATCAAGCGGAAGGAGCTGGAGCTTGAGAGCTTTGGTTCGTCTGGCTCAGAGTCTGTAGCTGTTGCTTcttctgctgctgctgctgttgaTGAGTGGTCTGTTGGATGGACTGAGCCGCTTGGACCTGGTTTTCAAAGCGATGAGGAAGGAGATGATGGTGGCTTCTTAGTTCTGGTTCCTTGTTACAGAGCTGTCTCTGAAGGGTCTGGTAATAAACAGCTCTTGACTGCTGTCAAGAATCTTCCCAGTGGTTTGTCTCCTG ATGGGAAGAACTACATGGATCAATGGTTTTCATCTCTGCGGAACCTTTGA